From the genome of Setaria viridis chromosome 1, Setaria_viridis_v4.0, whole genome shotgun sequence:
CCAGTGGAATGGGTTTTATTTTGGAGACTTTGCACACTCCAGGCGAATGCCATAGCCAGTTGCGTATGAGCACAGAAATCTTCTTTGATCTTCATGGCTTATTGGTACAGAGGTATGGGTTAAAACCATCGTTGCACATGTCTACCGAAGAGAGTCTAGGAATTTTCTTATTTATCTGTGCGGGAAATGAGTCTAATAGAAAATGTCAAAATCGATTCAAGCACTCTGGTGAAACTATTAGTCGAAAATTTGAGAATGTTCTAAACTGTTTGATGGCCATGGCAAAGGATTTCATTAGGCCAAAAGATCCAAATTTTCATAATGTTCATAGGAGAATAAGGGATGATAGGCGAGCATAtccacatttcaaagattgcattggagcaCTTGATGGCACCCATATTCGTGTTTCCCTTCCACCGGATGATCAAGTGAGGTATATCGGGAAGACAGGGATAGCCACCCAAAATGTTTTAGCAGTCTGTGATTTCGACATGCGGTTCACATATGTGTCAACGGGCCAACCAGGAGCTATGCATGACACAAGTGTGTTATACAATGCATTGAGTGTGGACGAGAAATTCTTTCCACATCCACCGCAAGGTAAAATTTATTGGAATAGTTATTTTACCATTATACGTGactacaaataaatttattttttgtcatCATTTGTAGGTAAATACTACGTTGTCGATGCGGGGTATCCCAATCGTCCAGGTTATCTAGCTCCATATAAGGGTGAGAGGTATCATATGCCTGAGTGGCATAGAGGTATGGAACCAAAAACTCCAAAGGAAAAATTCAATCGCATCCATTCTTCTATTCgaaatgtgattgagcgatcttttggcgtattgaaaatgaagtggcaaatttTATACAAAATGCCGAACTACCCGATGTGGAAACAAAAAATGGTAGTTATTGCTTGTatggtccttcacaatttcattcgtgAGCATAATTGTGAGGATTCAGACTTTGCTCggtttgatcgtgatcctaattTTGTCCCTACAATACCGCAACGGTACAATCCATTTGTAGTTCCATCGGATGGATCTACTTCAGAAGGCAGTGTCACTACAATGGATATTTTTCGCGATGAGCTGGCCACCAATCTTGCTCTTGCTTGGAGGTAGAATGTAATGAAGTAGTGaattatcaaatttattttctatgtatGGACAATTATTTATGTATGAACAATTAATTTATGTATGAACGATTAATCAACTTCTTGGGAAAATGACCGGATGCATGcgtatataaaaaaaacatgtcaaAAATTGTATTAGTGGAAAATACCAAGGGTATTAGTGGACAATCCAACCAAAAACTCTGTTTCTGGATTTGGAGCTGTTGTCTCAGCCAAACACTTTTGCTCAGCTCCACGGTGAGAACATAGAtccacgctggagctgctctgtAGTGGAGCTACTGTTTTTttggatctggagctgcgtgaagctctgccaaacaggccttAGCTTTGAACGCAAACTCTGTATGCAAATCGGCGGCTAACGCATGAGCGCCGCTCCGCCGTCCTCCCGGCATGAGCGACGCCGACGCGgccccggcggccgcctcccTGAACCACTGGAACCGCCTGatccagctcgccgccgcgtcgggcTCCTACGCCGACTGCCTCCGCCTCTACGCGGGCTCCCTCGTCGCCGCGGGCCTCCGCGGCGACGCCTCCACCTTCCCTTCCCTCGCCAAGTCCTGCGCCGCGCTGCGCCTGCCCGGCCTCGGCCGCGCCATCCACGCCCGCGCCTTCCTCTcgggcgccgccgtctcccgcgACGCCTTCGTCCGGACCTCGCTGATCGACATGTACGCCAAGTGCGGCCGCCTCCCCGACGCGCGCCGCCTGTTCGACGAAACGCCGCGCTCGAGCAGGACGCTGGTCGCCTGGAACTGCATGGTCTCGGCGTACGGGAGGAGCTCTCAAGTCGAGGAGGCCGTCGCGGTGTTCAACGCCATGCGGCGCGCGGAAGTCAGGCCCAGTGGGAGCACGCTCGTCGGCCTTCTGTCGGGGTGCGCGGACTCCGTGTCCGCAAGGAACCTCGGCGTGTGCCTCTACGGGCTTAGCGTCAAATCAGGGCTTGATGCAGATTTGCTTGTCTCGAATTCGGTGCTCACCATGCTCGTCCGTGGCAACCAGCTGGGCGCTGCACGATCACTGTTTGATCGTGTGGAGAACAAGTCTGTGGTTACTTGGAGTGCAATGGCATCGGGTTATTTGCAAGCAAAGGACTGTATAGAAGTGTTTGATCTGTTCAGAGTCATGAGGGCAGCAGAGCAGAGTATGGATTCCGTTTTGCTTGCCAATCTGACCACGGCTGCTACGCTGTTTGGAAACCTGTTGGTGGCTAAGGCTGTGCATGCTCTTGTTATCAAGGGTGGTTTTCAGTGCCAGAATGATCTGGCAGCATCCTTGGTAAATTTGTATGCAAAATGTGGGGATCCTTTGGCTGCTAAAGAGATATTTGATTCGGTTCACTACAAGAACGCTGTGCTATGGACATCAATGCTAAATGGGTATGTTGAATGTGGTTGTCCAGATAAGGCCCTGGAAACATTTGATGCCATGCTGTGCGcaaaggtggaaccaaacaaagCAACTTTATTAGCGGTTCTTTCTGCATGCGCTAATTTGGGATACCCTAATCTTGGCCTTCAGGTCGAGGAGCATGTCATAGCAATGGGACTGCAGTCAGATCTTCAAGTTTCTACTGGACTAGTAGATATGTACTGCAAGTGTGGGAGCATTCAGCATGCTAGAGAAATATTTGACAGTGTTTCTAATAGGGACCTAGCTATCTGGAGTGCCATGATTAATGGCTATGCTTGCAATGGAGAGGGCAGTGAGGCTGTCACCCTTTTCAGTGAGAT
Proteins encoded in this window:
- the LOC117850922 gene encoding pentatricopeptide repeat-containing protein At2g03380, mitochondrial, whose amino-acid sequence is MSDADAAPAAASLNHWNRLIQLAAASGSYADCLRLYAGSLVAAGLRGDASTFPSLAKSCAALRLPGLGRAIHARAFLSGAAVSRDAFVRTSLIDMYAKCGRLPDARRLFDETPRSSRTLVAWNCMVSAYGRSSQVEEAVAVFNAMRRAEVRPSGSTLVGLLSGCADSVSARNLGVCLYGLSVKSGLDADLLVSNSVLTMLVRGNQLGAARSLFDRVENKSVVTWSAMASGYLQAKDCIEVFDLFRVMRAAEQSMDSVLLANLTTAATLFGNLLVAKAVHALVIKGGFQCQNDLAASLVNLYAKCGDPLAAKEIFDSVHYKNAVLWTSMLNGYVECGCPDKALETFDAMLCAKVEPNKATLLAVLSACANLGYPNLGLQVEEHVIAMGLQSDLQVSTGLVDMYCKCGSIQHAREIFDSVSNRDLAIWSAMINGYACNGEGSEAVTLFSEMQNRGVRPDAIVFTHILTACNHCGLVDEGLNCFHSMAMEYSIKPSIEHYMCMMDLLCKAGHLSSAMKFFKEMPVQLRNQVLAPLISAHRAHGVDSSIEFVSEELLNLDSQDSGHCILISNMLSCLGEWKKARNYRRIISKQGLVKKPGCSYIELGA